In one window of Henckelia pumila isolate YLH828 chromosome 1, ASM3356847v2, whole genome shotgun sequence DNA:
- the LOC140873965 gene encoding G-type lectin S-receptor-like serine/threonine-protein kinase LECRK3 has product MASAFLCNTTSCFMLILLLPIFSNAQPYTNVSSGSSLIANDPTSSWLSPSGDFAFGFQQITPGGGYMLAIWFDKIPEKTIIWSANRDKPAAQGSKIQIFADGRFELDDPSGQPIWSAALASSNVAYGAMLDTGNFVLVGNASAVLWQSFDNPTDTILPAQILNQGSRLVSSFSETNYSSGRFNFWMQNDGNLVSYFRNFPMDDNMGPYWSSNTVGNDSGFQVIFNQSGYIFITAENGTILSFLSSNGASTTKYYQRAILDYDGVLRHYVYPKSDDPTVGRPMNWSVLHFLPDNICISIPTKSAWGACGFNGICSLGIDQRPNCFCPTGYSPMNPSDKMSGCKQDFIAQSCDQQSQDTSHFNFLDMHNTDFPGGDYISYQHVQEDWCRQDCLDDCLCVVVVSRDNSCWKMKYPLSNGRVDQSIGGKALIKVRINNLTLAPAGINLNKRNRSTLIITGISVLLGGSVFLNFAFLLFGFYLKRRKLNMLQPYTNTLAGVVDIRSFSFKELQEATNGFKEELGSGACSTVYKGTLNNENGRLIAVKKLNKVAKEVEQEFKAEVNSIGRTNHKNLVHLLGYCDESQNRLLVYEYMSNGSVASFLFNNSRPKWYQRVQIAFSTARGLCYLHEECNTQIIHCDIKPQNVLLDESLVAKISDFGLAKLLRPDQTRTTTGIRGTRGYVAPEWFRNLPITAKVDVYSFGMLLLELICCRRNVETNVTNENEVILADWVYDCYQEGRLRLLVADDEEALDDIKRLEKFVMVAIWCIQEDPSIRPNMKRVLHMLEGSVEVPLPPDPESFVN; this is encoded by the coding sequence ATGGCTTCTGCATTTCTCTGCAACACTACTTCATGTTTCATGCTGATTCTTTTGCTTCCAATATTTTCCAATGCGCAGCCTTATACCAATGTTTCTTCGGGCTCGTCGCTCATTGCGAACGACCCTACTTCATCTTGGTTATCTCCATCCGGTGATTTTGCTTTTGGTTTCCAACAGATTACCCCTGGTGGAGGCTACATGCTAGCCATCTGGTTCGACAAAATACCCGAAAAAACCATAATTTGGTCTGCAAATCGAGATAAACCAGCTGCACAAGGATCCAAGATTCAGATTTTTGCAGATGGGAGATTTGAACTTGATGATCCAAGCGGTCAGCCGATTTGGAGTGCTGCCCTGGCCAGCTCCAATGTCGCATATGGCGCCATGCTTGACACGGGTAACTTTGTGCTGGTAGGCAATGCATCAGCTGTCCTGTGGCAAAGTTTTGATAATCCAACCGATACCATTTTACCAGCCCAGATACTCAACCAGGGCAGTAGATTGGTTTCCAGCTTTTCGGAGACGAATTACTCGAGTGGGAGATTCAATTTTTGGATGCAAAATGATGGGAATCTTGTGTCTTACTTCAGAAACTTCCCAATGGATGACAACATGGGTCCATATTGGTCATCAAATACTGTTGGCAATGACAGTGGATTCCAAGTGATCTTTAACCAATCTGGCTACATCTTCATCACAGCAGAGAATGGAACTATACTCAGTTTTCTGTCATCCAATGGAGCTTCAACCACCAAATATTACCAGAGAGCGATATTGGATTACGACGGGGTTTTGAGGCATTATGTATATCCTAAGTCTGACGATCCAACGGTTGGAAGGCCGATGAATTGGTCGGTTTTGCACTTCTTACCCGATAATATATGTATCAGTATACCGACCAAATCGGCATGGGGTGCGTGTGGCTTCAACGGCATATGCTCCCTGGGAATTGATCAGAGGCCTAATTGTTTCTGTCCCACCGGTTACTCTCCTATGAATCCAAGTGACAAGATGAGCGGATGCAAGCAAGATTTCATCGCACAGAGTTGTGATCAACAATCACAAGATACATCACATTTCAACTTCTTAGACATGCATAACACCGATTTCCCTGGTGGTGATTACATATCATATCAACATGTCCAAGAAGATTGGTGTCGACAGGATTGTCTCGATGATTGTTTATGTGTCGTTGTTGTATCTCGAGACAATTCTTGTTGGAAGATGAAGTACCCCCTTTCGAATGGAAGAGTTGACCAAAGCATTGGGGGGAAAGCATTGATAAAAGTAAGGATAAACAATTTGACATTAGCCCCTGCCGGGATTAATCTGAATAAGAGAAACAGATCCACTCTCATTATCACAGGAATATCTGTTCTGTTAGGAGGTTCGGTGTTTCTTAACTTCGCTTTCTTGTTGTTTGGCTTTTATTTGAAACGGCGAAAATTGAATATGCTTCAACCATATACGAATACACTTGCTGGGGTAGTTGACATAAGAAGCTTTAGTTTCAAAGAGCTACAAGAAGCAACAAATGGATTCAAGGAGGAATTGGGTAGTGGGGCTTGCTCGACTGTTTACAAAGGGACCTTGAACAACGAAAATGGCCGTTTAATCGCGGTGAAAAAGTTGAATAAGGTAGCCAAAGAAGTTGAGCAGGAATTTAAAGCCGAAGTGAACTCAATCGGTAGAACTAACCACAAAAATCTGGTCCACTTACTAGGATATTGTGATGAAAGTCAAAACAGGCTTCTTGTTTACGAATACATGAGCAATGGCTCCGTGGCAAGCTttttattcaacaactcaaggcCTAAGTGGTACCAAAGGGTGCAAATTGCTTTTTCAACTGCAAGAGGGCTCTGCTATTTGCATGAGGAGTGCAACACTCAAATTATACACTGCGACATCAAGCCTCAAAACGTACTTTTAGACGAATCCCTTGTAGCAAAGATCTCAGATTTCGGGCTAGCAAAACTTTTAAGGCCTGATCAGACACGAACGACCACAGGAATCCGAGGAACTAGAGGGTATGTAGCTCCTGAATGGTTCAGAAACTTGCCTATCACAGCCAAGGTGGATGTTTACAGCTTTGGTATGTTGTTACTGGAGCTCATTTGCTGCCGAAGGAACGTGGAAACAAACGTTACAAACGAGAACGAGGTGATTCTTGCGGATTGGGTTTATGATTGTTATCAAGAAGGTAGGCTGCGGTTGCTAGTGGCCGATGATGAGGAAGCCCTGGACGATATCAAACGGTTGGAAAAGTTCGTGATGGTTGCCATTTGGTGCATACAAGAAGACCCATCAATCAGGCCTAACATGAAGAGAGTTCTTCATATGCTTGAAGGATCTGTTGAAGTGCCTCTTCCGCCAGATCCTGAATCCTTTGTGAATTAG
- the LOC140873966 gene encoding uncharacterized protein, producing MDDCHYSGVNSEGGMMLLGSCSYSKNLFIFTIEEDMSLMQMYLQLGKKCDQINPSSTFLQYLAPHRKLYVTLNEDPDVSNMIRLFVYMKVNIIDMIAIRKEEIISSDKNILRNEFDADNGSSSASQYEMVLQSNSIDAWSHLIRGEGQNFKNADEFRKVLKNYAIATMRSFVYKKNDQQKVFVVCNVSGCSWKIYASKYKADGTFGIRKCCLQHVCEEANLRSRGHPKADSAWVANIIKDKLRGEPSYRPSAIVRDIHREYGVELKYHTAWMGKEIAMHQLYGTEKGCFDKLRWYCDALKQTNPGSWADCEVDEMNKFRRLFISLHACIVGFVKGCRPLIFLDGTHIKNKFKGCILSAVTKDANDDLFTLAFAVVEAENDANWEWFCLKLRGVLAMQNCIVFSQFTFFSDRHSGLVKILKKYPLHNKKYWESIFHKAAYAATESEFIVHIISIIQSMPLAEEFIKNSEPENWANCLFSGKRWGIINNNQAECWNSWVKPARYLPIVSMIDTIRLQIMSMMNKRRESSLLMVGILSPKPESSLLQNYTKSRNLKVDRSSSLLFEVLDGDKSCAVDLGNWSCSCRIWKINGILCNHACAAIESKGLSIYDFCDSCYKVENYRRAYAAVVNPIPTFDFNADLPHSNGDIIRPPDVRSQPGRRRTQRFPSQVKKRVTKCARCHKPGHNRRKCKEAI from the exons ATGGATGATTGCCATT ATAGTGGAGTCAATAGTGAAGGTGGTATGATGCTGCTAGGAAGTTGTTCTTACAGTAAGAATTTGTTTATCTTTACAATAGAGGAGGATATGAGTCTAATGCAGATGTATTTGCAACTTGGCAAAAAATGTGATCAAATCAATCCTTCTTCAACCTTCTTGCAATATCTTGCACCTCACCGAAAGTTATATGTGACATTGaatgaagatccagatgttaGTAATATGATCCGATTGTTTGTCTACATGAAAGTAAACATCATTGACATGATAGCAATCCGAAAAGAAGAAATTATTTCAAGTGACAAGAATATTCTGAG GAATGAGTTTGATGCGGATAATGGTTCTTCGAGTGCATCTCAATATGAAATGGTTCTACAAAGTAACTCCATTGATGCTTGGAGTCATTTGATTCGTGGAGAGgggcaaaattttaaaaatgctgATGAGTTTCGAAAGGTTCTTAAAAACTATGCTATTGCTACCATGAGATCGTTCGTGTATAAGAAAAATGACCAACAAAAGGTCTTCGTTGTTTGTAATGTCAGTGGTTGTTCATGGAAAATATATGCATCCAAATATAAGGCAGATGGAACGTTTGGAATTAGAAAATGTTGTCTTCAGCACGTATGTGAAGAGGCAAATCTTCGGAGCAGAGGCCATCCAAAGGCTGATTCTGCTTGGGTGGCGAATATCATTAAAGATAAATTGAGAGGAGAACCATCATACCGACCGTCCGCAATTGTAAGAGATATTCATAGGGAATATGGCGTTGAATTGAAGTACCATACAGCATGGATGGGGAAAGAAATAGCAATGCATCAACTTTATGGGACAGAGAAAGGATGTTTTGATAAATTGAGGTGGTATTGTGATGCTTTGAAACAAACAAATCCTGGTAGTTGGGCTGATTGTGAGGTTGATGAAATGAACAAATTTCGACGACTTTTTATATCTTTACATGCATGTATTGTTGGATTTGTTAAGGGATGCAGACCGTTGATTTTTTTAGATGGAacacatataaaaaataaattcaaaggtTGCATACTAAGTGCTGTGACAAAAGATGCTAATGATGACCTATTCACTTTAGCATTTGCGGTTGTGGAGGCTGAGAATGATGCTAACTGGGAATGGTTCTGTTTGAAACTGAGGGGAGTCTTGGCAATGCAAAATTGTATAGTTTTCTCACAGTTCACTTTTTTTTCTGATAGACATAGTGGTCTTGTTAAG attttgaaGAAGTATCCATTGCACAACAAAAAGTATTGGGAATCTATATTCCACAAAGCAGCATACGCGGCAACTGAGAGTGAGTTTATTGTTCATATTATTAGTATAATCCAGTCAATGCCTCTTGCAGaagaatttattaaaaattcagAACCCGAGAATTGGGCAAATTGCTTATTTTCTGGAAAAAGATGGGGCATAATCAACAACAATCAAGCAGAATGTTGGAATAGTTGGGTTAAACCCGCAAGGTATTTGCCAATTGTATCCATGATTGATACAATACGGTTACAAATAATGAGCATGATGAATAAAAGACGAGAGTCGTCTCTCCTAATGGTTGGAATCCTATCTCCTAAGCCAGAAAGTAGTTTGTTACAAAACTACACTAAATCTCGAAATTTGAAGGTTGATAGGTCTAGTTCATTGCTTTTTGAGGTTTTGGATGGTGATAAAAGTTGTGCAGTGGATCTGGGAAACTGGAGTTGCTCATGTAGAATCTGGAAAATTAATGGGATCCTTTGTAACCATGCTTGTGCTGCTATTGAGTCAAAAGGTTTGTCAATATATGACTTTTGTGACTCTTGCTACAAAGTTGAAAATTATCGGAGAGCTTATGCGGCAGTTGTCAATCCAATCCCTACATTTGATTTCAATGCTGATTTACCACATTCTAATGGCGATATAATTAGACCTCCGGATGTTCGATCGCAGCCAGGACGTAGAAGGACACAAAGATTCCCGTCTCAAGTA